A part of Paenibacillus sp. IHBB 10380 genomic DNA contains:
- a CDS encoding phage tail sheath subtilisin-like domain-containing protein, translating to MSIQRNRAGAYVELIALAKARVTPVTGRVLIPYQAEWGAPAQAVDMADTSERLKESGLLVDELELAAENGATVVGYRVTNEQEKTALYAVPDSYTIEARYPGTRGNDFEFMVRSALVDSMKKEIVIRDTKGIYDTETYLVADKAEAIEILKKSAMVRLKDAGATTLGDLAYTPLAGGITGTGVMTASDWSRIFNRVDGLTFDVFYLPSTDKAVQAACKQWLLDRRVKARKLAQLVVAGDASKDGDIEAHNERSRAMNARYIINCTLAGEHINGKTYDSIQWAAWIAGLVAGTPANKSFTGVKVPMKLAKVDWSHSEVIKGLAEGTLMATRDGYDYIIESAINTLTTLGTGEREDFGKIRVSMTIDQVLNDIYATAKKQKAKLDNDKDGRGMFIAAVLEYLKIRGQQKAIADNFTFTEDGSKTSDFDYAFFKLFAKPLDAIEAFYITWEVA from the coding sequence ATGTCGATACAAAGGAATAGAGCAGGTGCTTATGTTGAACTAATTGCATTGGCAAAAGCTCGCGTTACACCAGTAACGGGTCGTGTGTTGATCCCTTATCAAGCCGAGTGGGGGGCACCTGCCCAAGCAGTCGATATGGCTGATACATCTGAACGGCTGAAGGAGTCGGGCTTGCTTGTGGACGAACTAGAGCTTGCTGCAGAGAATGGAGCAACGGTGGTCGGCTACCGCGTCACCAACGAGCAAGAAAAGACAGCTCTTTATGCTGTGCCTGATAGCTACACGATTGAGGCACGTTATCCAGGTACGCGCGGAAACGACTTTGAATTTATGGTGCGGTCAGCCTTGGTAGATTCAATGAAGAAAGAGATTGTGATCCGTGATACCAAAGGAATTTATGACACGGAGACATACCTGGTTGCTGACAAAGCTGAAGCGATTGAAATACTGAAGAAGTCGGCAATGGTACGATTGAAAGATGCGGGAGCAACTACACTGGGTGATCTGGCTTATACCCCACTCGCTGGAGGCATCACAGGAACGGGTGTGATGACTGCATCCGATTGGAGTCGTATCTTTAATAGGGTTGATGGTCTAACTTTTGATGTGTTCTATTTGCCATCCACTGACAAAGCTGTCCAAGCCGCTTGCAAACAATGGCTGCTAGATCGCCGCGTAAAGGCCCGAAAGCTTGCACAGTTGGTTGTTGCAGGGGATGCATCTAAGGATGGTGATATCGAGGCACACAACGAGCGTTCTCGTGCGATGAATGCACGTTACATCATTAACTGCACTTTGGCCGGCGAACACATCAATGGTAAGACCTATGACTCAATTCAGTGGGCCGCATGGATCGCGGGGCTTGTAGCTGGTACGCCTGCCAACAAATCATTTACAGGTGTGAAGGTGCCTATGAAATTGGCTAAGGTGGACTGGAGTCATAGCGAAGTTATTAAGGGCTTGGCTGAAGGTACGCTAATGGCTACCCGAGATGGCTACGACTATATCATCGAATCAGCAATTAATACGCTGACCACACTTGGAACGGGAGAGCGTGAGGACTTCGGAAAGATCAGAGTGTCTATGACGATTGACCAAGTGCTTAATGATATTTATGCAACTGCCAAAAAGCAAAAGGCAAAGCTAGACAACGATAAAGATGGCCGTGGAATGTTTATTGCTGCCGTTCTTGAGTACCTTAAAATCCGCGGCCAGCAAAAGGCGATTGCTGATAACTTCACATTTACAGAAGACGGCTCAAAAACGAGCGACTTCGATTATGCTTTCTTCAAACTGTTTGCTAAACCATTAGACGCTATCGAAGCATTTTATATCACTTGGGAGGTGGCGTAA
- a CDS encoding phage major capsid family protein, with the protein MRTNGQIASTTIQKSTIVTSMDNTALNYEQVDAFTEMAYESTDFLKGIRHINKLSSKGTIDKIGVTGRNLRSKKENIMAANTATPTFPQVPYAVEPVVLPFEITEEFIRQTQRVRGQNAEDIIMRSMANNFGENMQDIGFNGDTATLSTDPDYEFLKINDGWLKLARTTGNFLDFATMTATQKKGVLFEVERAIATRFRSGGVFKYFMHPNTFSKRLQKLAEMDTSASIQLQIAGGVKKVNAYDVEEVPHMPEGAILFTYQRNFAMVHTYDMQLRKTTEGKEAIYADKRFYATHTDFDSIFEEPNAVAYVEGVEF; encoded by the coding sequence ATGAGAACAAACGGTCAAATCGCTAGTACCACCATTCAAAAGTCCACTATTGTAACATCGATGGATAACACAGCGCTCAATTATGAGCAAGTGGATGCTTTTACAGAAATGGCGTATGAATCTACTGATTTTCTTAAAGGGATTCGCCATATTAATAAACTGAGTTCCAAAGGTACGATCGATAAAATTGGTGTTACTGGTCGTAATCTTCGCAGTAAGAAAGAGAATATTATGGCAGCAAATACCGCAACACCAACCTTTCCGCAAGTGCCATATGCTGTGGAACCGGTTGTTTTACCATTTGAGATTACCGAGGAGTTTATTCGCCAGACACAGCGTGTTCGTGGTCAAAATGCTGAGGACATTATCATGCGTTCCATGGCGAATAACTTTGGTGAAAATATGCAGGATATCGGCTTCAACGGAGATACTGCTACTTTAAGCACCGATCCGGATTATGAATTCTTGAAGATCAATGATGGCTGGCTGAAATTGGCTCGTACGACAGGGAATTTTCTGGATTTCGCAACAATGACAGCTACGCAAAAGAAAGGCGTTCTGTTTGAAGTTGAACGAGCAATTGCAACGCGCTTTCGATCTGGTGGTGTGTTCAAATACTTCATGCACCCTAATACCTTCTCAAAACGTCTTCAGAAACTCGCAGAGATGGACACCAGCGCATCGATTCAACTTCAAATTGCAGGCGGTGTTAAGAAGGTCAATGCCTATGACGTGGAAGAGGTTCCTCATATGCCTGAGGGTGCGATTTTGTTCACCTATCAGCGGAATTTCGCCATGGTGCATACCTATGATATGCAACTCAGAAAGACAACTGAAGGTAAGGAAGCCATTTATGCAGACAAGCGGTTCTATGCAACTCACACTGACTTTGATTCCATTTTTGAGGAACCTAACGCGGTTGCTTATGTAGAAGGGGTGGAATTTTAA
- a CDS encoding putative phage tail protein gives MIPLRYREMLPPYMYEIDMVERHFMVMEQEIDEREKKIDDIGDQFILQRATWALSAWEWIYFRQESEETLEQRREGIRRKRWAKRPFKLSALRLLGAQHGKLLNVIEAFEEKEIHFEFAANSPIDVAGLFADFEYIRPVHINRSVPVAKTTTPAIVLSGQAYQYSIDFPICGFEMPQEPGTSGVLAAQSITVGAASTRARIDSPITGFELPMQGGTP, from the coding sequence ATGATTCCTCTGCGTTATAGGGAGATGTTGCCACCGTACATGTATGAAATAGACATGGTAGAGCGGCACTTTATGGTTATGGAACAGGAAATAGATGAACGGGAAAAAAAGATTGATGACATAGGGGATCAATTTATTTTACAGCGCGCCACATGGGCGTTATCTGCTTGGGAATGGATATATTTCCGGCAGGAGTCGGAAGAGACATTGGAACAGCGCCGAGAGGGCATACGCCGCAAAAGATGGGCCAAGAGACCCTTTAAGCTTTCGGCACTGAGGTTACTTGGCGCACAGCATGGGAAATTGTTGAACGTCATTGAGGCATTTGAAGAGAAGGAGATTCATTTTGAATTCGCAGCCAACTCCCCCATTGATGTGGCGGGGTTGTTTGCTGATTTTGAGTACATTCGCCCCGTTCACATTAACAGATCCGTGCCGGTGGCCAAAACCACAACCCCGGCAATCGTGTTGAGCGGTCAGGCTTACCAGTACAGTATTGATTTCCCGATCTGTGGATTTGAAATGCCGCAGGAGCCGGGAACAAGCGGTGTCTTGGCAGCTCAGAGCATTACAGTGGGCGCTGCATCGACACGTGCCAGAATAGATAGCCCAATTACAGGATTTGAATTACCGATGCAAGGAGGAACGCCATAA
- a CDS encoding hemolysin XhlA family protein: MDETTEILQRLTRVETKLDAQLYAKDIAQEALQSTKSAHRRLDEIEGNQKWLWRTIGGSAIAIVMAALVTAIKLGGL; the protein is encoded by the coding sequence ATGGATGAAACTACAGAAATTTTACAACGGTTGACTCGAGTAGAAACAAAGTTGGACGCTCAACTGTACGCTAAAGATATTGCTCAAGAAGCGTTACAGTCTACTAAATCAGCCCACCGGCGGCTTGATGAGATTGAAGGAAATCAGAAGTGGTTGTGGCGCACAATTGGCGGCTCTGCTATCGCTATTGTGATGGCTGCTTTAGTGACTGCAATTAAATTAGGGGGGCTATAA
- a CDS encoding phage holin, whose translation MQKKRWRNYALWISVGSQVVLLLQLIGHLTGVFDLTDIMKQDLLTVLNVFLGLLATLGILSNPTKPNSGGYNL comes from the coding sequence ATGCAAAAGAAAAGATGGCGTAATTATGCTTTGTGGATTAGCGTGGGTTCACAAGTTGTCCTATTGCTTCAGTTAATTGGACATTTAACTGGTGTATTTGATTTGACAGATATTATGAAACAGGATCTTCTTACTGTTCTGAATGTGTTCCTTGGGTTGCTGGCTACGTTGGGTATTTTATCAAACCCTACTAAGCCGAATAGTGGTGGATATAATTTGTAG
- a CDS encoding baseplate J/gp47 family protein, with amino-acid sequence MNVKLTDLPALPPMAILEETPEDIYRRWVNRAITLAKERGMPPPPTDDGEYFYDLWYPIAMEISEQQELLTYAFIQAFPIWADNEFLDGHGWSDGIPRKEGEDDDTYRMRLLDRAFAEEGSGRQKDYEAWAKEMEGVGGAIAREKERHDNSIDLYLTDLQGQPITEEFSETVRAWMWEERRIAGHDLQVHPAPVFTLHIEAKLTTTVDLVSLKEPIRKRIMEYAAGRNKLMYNYVGALLLVKGVEDYSQFKLNDNTEDVVVKNNSVLQVEVILT; translated from the coding sequence ATGAATGTGAAATTAACAGATCTGCCAGCTCTCCCACCGATGGCAATATTAGAAGAAACACCTGAGGATATTTACCGTCGGTGGGTGAACAGGGCCATCACACTGGCAAAAGAAAGAGGTATGCCCCCGCCGCCCACGGACGACGGAGAATACTTTTATGATCTATGGTATCCAATTGCTATGGAAATCTCTGAGCAGCAGGAACTTCTAACCTACGCCTTTATCCAAGCTTTCCCGATTTGGGCAGACAATGAGTTTTTGGATGGTCACGGTTGGTCAGACGGAATACCCCGGAAGGAAGGGGAGGACGATGACACGTACCGTATGAGACTGCTTGACCGTGCCTTTGCTGAGGAGGGGAGCGGGCGTCAGAAGGATTATGAGGCGTGGGCGAAGGAAATGGAGGGGGTTGGAGGTGCGATTGCCCGTGAAAAGGAGCGACATGATAATAGCATTGATCTATATCTGACCGATCTACAAGGTCAGCCGATCACGGAAGAGTTTTCTGAAACGGTCCGAGCATGGATGTGGGAAGAACGTCGGATCGCTGGTCATGACCTGCAGGTACATCCTGCACCTGTGTTTACTCTACACATAGAGGCAAAGCTAACGACTACAGTGGACTTAGTGAGTCTGAAGGAGCCAATCCGCAAGCGTATCATGGAATATGCCGCGGGACGTAACAAGCTGATGTACAACTATGTGGGAGCACTGCTGCTGGTCAAGGGTGTGGAGGACTATAGTCAATTCAAGCTAAATGATAATACGGAGGACGTGGTGGTGAAGAACAATTCCGTGTTGCAAGTTGAGGTGATTCTAACATGA
- a CDS encoding DUF3199 family protein encodes MLTPTILQQRSRVSAIQEATPEQLEQYVDDAQTRIELYLPVKFPETVDKQLMLAWLKLAESLALQDSEEYLASVARNYASESDGAWTYTRQAVAGKTTGNADVDTILFLWIKKQEQADDGNITAYVL; translated from the coding sequence ATGCTAACACCGACGATCCTCCAACAGCGTAGTCGAGTCAGTGCTATTCAGGAAGCTACTCCTGAGCAATTGGAACAATATGTCGATGACGCACAGACTAGGATAGAACTATACTTGCCTGTTAAATTTCCTGAAACGGTAGATAAGCAGCTCATGTTAGCCTGGTTAAAACTTGCCGAGTCGCTTGCACTTCAAGACAGTGAAGAATACCTTGCTTCCGTTGCTCGTAATTACGCATCAGAGAGCGATGGTGCATGGACTTATACGAGGCAGGCAGTTGCAGGTAAGACCACAGGCAACGCTGATGTGGATACTATTCTCTTCCTTTGGATTAAGAAGCAGGAGCAGGCCGATGACGGAAACATCACGGCATATGTGTTATGA
- a CDS encoding DUF2634 domain-containing protein, giving the protein MVDEDFFPELDLSEVDEIELTESIDSATKWTYVIDYRNRRAAFTDDGRPRKTKSYEEYLVQTAMKILNTERFQYVVYGEDIGVEKSEWPSWEDAEIKRDIEEALTAHIEIEQAEVLSMQRVGRDMHLQISLTGLVGIALLEEEITL; this is encoded by the coding sequence TTGGTTGATGAAGATTTTTTTCCTGAACTAGACTTGTCTGAGGTGGATGAGATTGAGTTAACAGAGTCTATCGACTCCGCCACGAAATGGACCTACGTCATAGACTATCGAAATCGAAGAGCAGCCTTTACCGATGATGGTCGTCCCAGAAAGACAAAATCGTATGAAGAATACCTGGTACAAACGGCCATGAAAATACTTAATACAGAACGGTTTCAGTACGTCGTATATGGAGAGGATATTGGCGTCGAGAAATCGGAGTGGCCGAGTTGGGAAGATGCTGAAATAAAGCGTGACATTGAGGAAGCTCTGACCGCTCATATCGAAATCGAACAGGCAGAGGTATTGTCCATGCAGCGAGTAGGCAGAGACATGCACTTGCAGATCTCATTGACTGGCCTAGTAGGAATTGCATTGCTGGAGGAGGAGATTACACTATGA
- a CDS encoding phage tail protein, producing MYNKQEWKDEIPDMTRPIKDASGKQQTDPQTGRPLFELVQAGTRITSNRLNTMEGGIEGAYMLVEKLAKEIGGNFVADVDGVMGLQCSAQGLTASWTQGVAYVGGKRFEVPAGSMELNPTQGQYLYLDLDGTIKKTTSEATAATALLLWYVATDTSGVITSTDKRSTVNMAEILKKIENIDVDIPESSLTQKGISQLSSAVNSTSETLAATPKAVKTVNDALVTHKADVTSHVYYGEDSGTANNKVVSIDPLVTTYTNGLCVTFKNKVQNTSYVDLKVNGMKAVNLLKAKDVLLKPGALKVDTLYTARFVDGNFFLQGEGGEYGTAEAAQVLVGQTIGTEAGLVTGTMPNVGEITINPSSSIQYIPKGFHPGTGKVNATRVNSRSFTTPEIPDDTYHQMMVSDLGGTKMISAMAVSGAVYYAAASLLSSGDYGSIYNRSSDNGVISMTMGPHYLTIFNNTRYGTSIGGHIVFT from the coding sequence TTGTATAACAAACAGGAATGGAAGGACGAAATTCCGGACATGACCCGTCCGATTAAGGACGCATCAGGCAAACAGCAGACTGATCCACAGACCGGGCGCCCGCTGTTTGAATTGGTTCAGGCAGGGACCCGTATTACTTCAAATCGACTTAATACGATGGAGGGCGGGATTGAAGGGGCGTACATGCTGGTGGAGAAGTTGGCCAAAGAAATCGGGGGTAACTTTGTTGCTGATGTGGATGGAGTCATGGGATTACAATGTAGTGCCCAAGGTCTTACAGCTAGTTGGACCCAGGGTGTGGCTTACGTTGGTGGGAAGAGGTTTGAAGTTCCAGCGGGTAGCATGGAATTAAATCCAACTCAAGGACAATATTTGTATTTGGACTTGGACGGTACGATAAAGAAGACAACATCTGAAGCAACTGCGGCAACTGCTCTTTTACTTTGGTATGTAGCCACTGACACCAGTGGAGTTATCACCTCTACAGATAAACGAAGTACGGTAAACATGGCTGAAATCCTTAAAAAAATTGAGAACATTGACGTAGATATCCCTGAATCATCTCTTACACAAAAGGGTATCTCTCAGTTATCAAGCGCTGTAAATAGCACGTCTGAGACGCTAGCAGCTACGCCTAAAGCGGTCAAGACAGTTAACGATGCTCTAGTTACACATAAGGCGGATGTTACGTCTCATGTGTATTATGGGGAAGATTCCGGAACCGCAAACAATAAGGTGGTATCAATAGACCCTTTAGTTACCACATACACGAATGGTTTGTGTGTAACATTTAAGAATAAAGTCCAAAATACATCTTATGTAGACTTAAAGGTTAATGGGATGAAAGCGGTCAACCTACTTAAGGCTAAAGATGTTCTTTTAAAGCCAGGGGCTTTAAAAGTGGATACATTGTATACTGCAAGGTTTGTTGATGGAAATTTTTTCTTACAGGGTGAAGGAGGTGAATATGGAACAGCGGAAGCGGCACAGGTACTAGTAGGGCAGACCATTGGAACAGAGGCGGGGCTTGTAACGGGTACTATGCCTAATGTTGGGGAGATAACGATTAATCCGTCGAGCTCTATTCAATATATCCCCAAGGGCTTTCACCCTGGGACAGGTAAGGTAAATGCAACAAGAGTTAACTCTAGGAGTTTTACAACACCTGAGATACCAGACGATACCTATCATCAGATGATGGTGAGTGATCTCGGGGGTACCAAAATGATTTCAGCAATGGCGGTTTCAGGAGCGGTTTATTATGCCGCCGCTTCTCTCCTAAGTAGTGGGGATTACGGTTCTATATATAATCGAAGCTCTGATAACGGAGTGATTAGTATGACTATGGGTCCCCATTACTTAACCATATTTAATAACACTAGATATGGGACTAGTATCGGAGGACATATAGTATTCACATAA
- a CDS encoding Rho termination factor N-terminal domain-containing protein, protein MAYVTYKGTNASLTLHGTRFEPKVPVLIESESVLKKLRDRVDFEIREEKVIPLEDLTLVQLKDKAKASEIEGFSDMKKPELIKALRDKENAALGDDLGGKKEKDNANTDDPPTA, encoded by the coding sequence ATGGCATACGTTACTTATAAGGGGACCAACGCGTCCCTCACCCTGCACGGTACTAGGTTTGAACCGAAGGTGCCGGTGTTAATTGAAAGCGAGTCAGTTTTGAAGAAGTTACGCGACCGAGTGGATTTTGAGATACGTGAGGAAAAGGTTATTCCCCTGGAGGACCTGACACTTGTCCAGCTTAAAGATAAGGCAAAGGCATCGGAAATAGAGGGTTTTAGTGATATGAAGAAGCCTGAACTGATTAAGGCGCTGCGCGACAAAGAGAACGCAGCTCTTGGGGATGATTTGGGTGGAAAGAAGGAAAAGGACAATGCTAACACCGACGATCCTCCAACAGCGTAG
- a CDS encoding phage tail tube protein: MERELIGRNLSVQDDNGDDIQTIKEIEVILKPENLDIVRARRMTKTKQLTGYEITVKLVMSKLESRLRYRLLEDFKAGKTLFLPRITGALEDKMTGNTERVLITGIHIHDEMDIMVAKIDDNNGIDITLSGTATDFDFVEKFPDYMA; encoded by the coding sequence ATGGAACGCGAACTAATTGGCCGTAACCTGTCTGTTCAGGATGACAACGGCGATGATATCCAAACTATCAAGGAAATTGAAGTTATATTGAAGCCGGAGAACCTTGATATTGTTAGAGCACGGCGCATGACGAAGACAAAGCAGCTCACGGGTTATGAGATTACCGTTAAGTTGGTCATGTCAAAGCTGGAATCACGACTGCGTTACAGATTACTGGAAGACTTTAAGGCAGGCAAGACATTGTTCTTGCCCCGAATCACGGGGGCACTCGAAGATAAGATGACAGGGAATACTGAGCGGGTGTTGATCACAGGTATTCACATCCATGACGAGATGGACATTATGGTTGCAAAGATAGATGACAATAACGGTATCGATATTACATTGTCCGGTACTGCGACGGATTTCGACTTCGTGGAAAAATTTCCGGATTATATGGCGTAG
- a CDS encoding HK97 gp10 family phage protein has translation MNVHDFDGLARKFKKLSDEGVSEILRNIAEAVGETLLNLVIDEIDKQDLINTGLMWNSFTRGEDGNVWEWDVDRNAITLEVGSNLGTRSNDPSKAGYPRLINDGYTIHKAHFVPGYWDSVGAFIYDPNAKGGFMAKPRSFIGRHYFDIAIKQLEGGMNALIQKRLEKELERMLS, from the coding sequence GTGAACGTTCATGATTTTGACGGCTTGGCCCGTAAGTTTAAAAAGTTGAGTGATGAAGGCGTGAGCGAGATCCTTCGCAATATTGCTGAAGCTGTGGGGGAGACATTATTAAACTTAGTCATTGATGAGATCGATAAGCAGGACCTTATTAATACGGGTTTAATGTGGAACTCTTTTACACGTGGCGAAGACGGAAACGTATGGGAATGGGATGTGGACCGCAACGCGATAACCCTTGAAGTCGGGTCCAATTTGGGAACCCGAAGTAACGATCCAAGTAAAGCGGGATATCCACGGTTGATTAATGACGGATATACAATTCACAAGGCCCACTTTGTACCTGGTTACTGGGATAGTGTGGGAGCATTCATTTATGATCCAAACGCTAAAGGCGGCTTTATGGCAAAACCGAGATCATTTATTGGTCGGCATTATTTTGACATTGCTATCAAGCAGTTGGAGGGCGGCATGAATGCTTTAATCCAGAAGCGTCTAGAAAAGGAATTGGAGAGGATGCTGTCATGA
- a CDS encoding M15 family metallopeptidase — protein MATLEELKKKSAAEITDRLNPAVKLGLEKLVERCYARGVEIRITSGYRSAAQQQAIYDQGRTTASKAKGEKIVSNAQPGYSMHNYGLAGDFVLTKNGYDLTADSNHNGVSDWLEVVTQAKLLGFEWGGDWISFKDRPHIQMAFGLGVTKQLLKGIRPTQAQIDDTIKKINALEDDSDMATNKELETKVQTQAEAIEAQEKRMLALEKRVNIIGNQTPPDWAHEALVAAKKAGAITKTNDKSYAEIVTIQMMYNLGLFNKEDK, from the coding sequence TTGGCCACACTTGAAGAATTGAAAAAGAAGTCTGCTGCAGAGATAACGGACAGGCTTAATCCGGCCGTGAAACTTGGGCTGGAAAAGCTTGTTGAACGTTGCTATGCAAGAGGCGTAGAGATCCGTATTACATCAGGTTATCGTTCCGCGGCTCAACAACAGGCTATTTATGATCAAGGTCGTACTACGGCAAGTAAAGCTAAAGGAGAAAAGATAGTATCTAATGCTCAACCTGGATACTCCATGCATAACTACGGTTTAGCCGGCGATTTTGTCTTAACCAAAAATGGCTATGACCTAACTGCAGATAGCAATCATAATGGCGTATCTGATTGGTTGGAAGTTGTCACACAAGCGAAGTTGCTAGGATTTGAATGGGGTGGGGATTGGATCAGCTTCAAGGATCGCCCTCATATTCAGATGGCTTTTGGTCTAGGTGTCACGAAGCAGTTATTAAAAGGCATACGACCAACTCAGGCGCAAATAGATGATACTATCAAAAAAATAAATGCATTGGAGGATGATTCAGATATGGCTACGAACAAAGAATTAGAAACAAAGGTGCAAACTCAAGCTGAAGCAATTGAAGCACAGGAGAAGCGTATGTTGGCACTAGAGAAGCGTGTTAATATCATTGGAAATCAAACGCCTCCTGATTGGGCGCATGAAGCTCTGGTAGCTGCCAAGAAAGCTGGGGCAATCACAAAGACGAATGATAAGAGTTACGCAGAGATTGTAACTATTCAGATGATGTACAATCTTGGTTTGTTTAATAAGGAGGACAAATAA